The DNA sequence AGGTTGCGGTGGCGCTCGGTGAGGCGGGGCAGACTGCGCACGCCGAAAGACGGCATGGCGTCGCCACCTCCTTCAAGGTCCCGGGGTTCGGTGTCCCGTTCGTGTCTGCTCAGCAGCCTAGAACGGCGGGGCACTCCAGTACCTCCCGTGTTACCCGACCGTGTCCGATCCCACACGCCTTTGCGACATTTCCAGCGGGTTAACGCATGGTGCGAAGTTCGAGTGATTGGCGTCACACCAACCCTGCAACCAGCACAGACACGCCCTACACATGTCGCAACTACCCGGACCGGGGCGGGGAAACGCGCCTGAAGGTCTCAGTTTGAATGCAACTGCCCGACAGCCTTCCGCTGCGCCTTCCGGATCGACTTCTGTGCGTCGTGGACGGCCCGGTTCGCCCGCCAGCCCAGGCTCGGCGAACCGGCCGTGTCGGCGGCCGCGAGCAGCAGGCCGCCCAGCAGGCCGAGGTTCTTGGCGAACTGCACCAGCTCCTCGCGCCGCTGCTGGGAGTCCTTGGCCAGCCAGAACGGGTGGTTGACCACGGTGGCCGGGATCAGCGTCCCGGCCAGCAGCGCCGCGGCGGGCCGGGGCGCGGTGCCGGTGGCCAGCATCACACCGCCGATGAGCTGGGCCGCGCCGTTGACGCGGACCAGGGACTTCGCCTCCGACGGCAGGCGTGGATCGACGCGCTCCAGCAGCGGGGCGACCTGCTCCGCCAGGGGCGCGGCCTGTTCGGCGTACCGCTCGGGCCTCAGCAGTGCGTGCGCGCCGGCGACGGCGAAGATCCCGCCCAGCAGGGCGCGCGCGACCCCTCGTACTGGTCTCATACCGCAATTATCAGGGGCGTTTGCCCATGCAAAGGACGAAATCCAAACCAGCCAGTTCGCTGTCGAAGAAGTAGTGGTAGCGGTAGCCCTGCACGCCCTGGCACTCCTTGGTGTCGCTGGTCGCGTCGAAACGCGCCAGCACCTGTAGCGCCCCGGGCTCGCAGTCGGCCATCACCAGGTCCGGGTCCTCCTCCGTGCCGCGGTTGGCCACGCAGTCGCCGGGCTGGGCGAACCGCGCCGTGCGGGGCGCGGCCGACGGGGTCACGGTGGTCACCGGCAGCGGCTCGGCCGCGGTCTCGAACGGGTCGGGCAGCACCCGCAGCGCGACCAGCACCGCGACGAAGGCGACCACGCACACGCCGAGCAGGGCCAGCCCGATGACCGCCGGGCCGCGGCCGCCCATCCGGGGGCGCGGCGGCGGCTGCACGATCGGCAGCATCTCGGTGATGCGGTGCACCGCCGCGGTCGGGTCTTCTTCGGGCTCGTTGCCGGTGCGGCGGTGGGCCGGGGTGTGCCGGGAGCGCTGCGCAGGGTCGTCGTGGGTGTACAAAACCGAGCTCCGCGTGGGACGAGACAGGGGTGCCTGCCAAGGTACCGTGCCCGCCATGCCCCTCGATTCCACCGTCACGCTGATCTCCGCCGCCGTGGGTGCCGTCTGCGGGGCGCTGACGCCCCGGATCGCGTACCGGCTGGCGGTCGAGTGGGACGAACCGAAGCGCACCGGCTGCGGCGCCTGCGCGGGGCCCTTCCCGCCGGGCCGGGCGGGCTGGCTGACCACGGCCGCGCGCTGCCCGTCCTGCCGCGCCGCCACCGGGCCGAGTCCGTGGTGGACCGTGCCGGTCGGGGCCGTCGCCGCGGCCGGGCTCGGGGCGAGCCTGCACGGCTGGCTGCTGGCCGCGTCGCTCGTGCTGAGCGTGGCCGGGGTGCTGCTCGCGGCGATCGACCTGAGAGTCCACCGGCTGCCCGATCCCATCGTGGGGGCCACGGCGCTGGGAGTCCTGGCGCTGGTGACGGCCGGGGCGGTCAGCGGCCGCGACTGGTCGGCCCATCGCGGCGCGCTGCTCGGCGGGCTGGTGCTGCTGCTCGGATACGGGCTGGTCAGCGTGCTTACCAGCGGGGCGTGGGGCCTCGGCGACGCCAAGCTCTCCGGGGTCCTCGGCCTGGTCCTCGGCTGGTTCGGCTGGGGCATGGTCGTGACGGGGGTGGTCCTCGGCGTCGTGGTCAACGGTCTGACGGCGATCGTCTATCTGATCTTCCGCCGGATCGGGCGGCGGGATTCGCTGGCGATAGGCCCGGGTCTGCTGGTCGGCGCATGGGCCGCGATCGTGCTGCCGGTCGTCTTTCCGGTGATCTTCGGTTAACGATCAGCATCGATCACCGCTTCAGGTCGGCCGCTCGGTGCCGGAATCCGGCGCAGCGGCATTGTGGATCATGGGCCGTGCGTACCCGCGTCGAACCGGTCGTCCGGCGACCTGCCGACGGCGGATGAGACATGAGCCGGTCCCGCATTCGGGGCGGCCTGGTGGCGGCGGTCGCACGTTTTTCCGACCCGTGACGGCATATCCGAATTGCCATTAATCGCGCCAATAACCTGTTAACGCATAACTGCGATGGTCCGAGCGGGGTGCGACGGGCTGCCGGGGCCTACCGGCGGGTGGCGGCCAGGGCCTGCTCGCGGCTGTGCACGCCGAGCTTGTCGTACAGGCGGCTGACGTAGGTGCGGACCGTCGACTCGGCCAGCCGCATGCGCAGGGCGATGGCGGCGAGGCTCCCGCCGGCGTGCAGCTCGCGCAGGATCTCCTCCTCGCGCGGGCTCAGCTGCTGGGTCGAGTTGCGGCGGCGGGCCAGCACGGCGGCCAGGTCGGGGGCGGTGAACGACGCGGGCGCGACGGCGGCGTGCCGTACGGCCGCCATCAGCAGCTCGACCGGCCCGGTCCGCGGCAGGTACGCCGACAGCCCGGCCTGGAGGGAGCGCAGCAGCAGGTTGTCCTCGGCCGGGCCGGTCAGCACCACGCCGAGGCGGGGGCGGCTGTCGCGCAGCTCGGCGGCCAGCGGCAGCGCCCCGGGCACCGCGGCGTCGAGGGTGACCACGTTCGGCTCGTGCTGCCCGACGAGCGCCAGCAGCCGGGCCGGGTCCGCCGCCTGGCCGACCAGCTCGATCTCGGGATCGTCGGCGCACGCCGCCGCGTAGCCGAGCTGCACCATGGTCACCGGATCCACCGTCACCAGCTTGATCGACACAGACACCTCCGTTGTGACGCTGCGTTACTCCCTCCTACGTAGCGTCCGGGGCGTGTCCGGTGTCACTCCTGCGACGGTGATGTCATCCCTGCGGGGGCACGGTCCCAGCCGTTCGGGCCGGGCGGCCGGCCGATCAGAGCAGCCGCAGCTGCTGCTCGCGGGGCCGCTGCGGGCTCTGCTCGTTCAGCTGCTCCAGCAGCCCCGCGTCGATGGGCTGGAGGAACGGCGTCGGGCGGCAGTCGCGCTCGCTGCCGAACCGGGCCCGTCGCGCCGCGTGGCTGACGTACAGCCGCCGCTGCGCCCGGGTCAGGCCCACGAAGAACAGGCGCCGCTCCTCGGCGATCTCCGCCTCGGTCGGCGAGTTGCCCGGCATCCGCAGCGGGAGCAGGCCGTCCTCGCACCCGGCCAGGAACACCACCGGGAACTCCAGGCCCTTGGCCGCGTGCAGGGTCAGCAGGGTCACCGCCTCGGCCCGCGGGTCCAGCGCGTCCACCTCGGCGCCGGTCGTCACGTCGGCCAGGAACTTCTGCAGGTCGGCCCCGCACCGCTGGGCCAGTGGCATCAGCAGGTCGACCGCCGACCACACCTCGTCCGGTTCCGGGGTGGCCCGGCCGAGCGCGGGGCGCTCGATCAGCACCTTCGCGGTCAGCGTCAGCCGGGCCGCGACGGAGCCGTTCAGGCCGGTGGCCAGCCGCATCTCGGTGACCAGGGCGTTCACCCCGGCGCGGTCGCGCAGCCGGTCGTGCGAGCGCTTCTGCACCGGCACGCCGGCCCGGGACAGGGCGTCGACGATCGCGGCGGCCTGCGCGTCGGTGCGGTACAGCACCGCGATGTCGTTGAACGACACCGTCGTCCCGGTCACGCCCCGGGTGTCCGCGCGGGTCCGGTGCGACACCCCGCCGACCAGCTCGTCGACCTTGCGCGCGATGAACGCCGCCTCGTCGGACGGGCTGCCCGCGGCGAACCGGCCGATCAGCGGGGCGTCGGGGTCGACCCGGGCCGGGTCGAGGCGGCGGCCGGGCACCAGCGACGACGGGGCGATCGCCTGCACCGCTGCGGCCAGGATCGGCGCGGCCGAGCGGTAGTTGCGGGTCAGCCGCACCACCCGGGCGTCGGTGAAGTCACGGGAGAACTGGAGGAAGAACGAGACGTCCGCGCCCCGGAACGAGTAGATCGCCTGGTCGGGGTCGCCGATGGCGCACAGGTTGCCGTCGCCGGGCACCAGCAGGCGCAGCAGCGCGTACTGGTCGGGGTCGACGTCCTGGTACTCGTCGACGAAGACCCACGGCCAGCGGGCGCGCAGCTTGTCGACCAGCGACGGCTGCGCCCGCAGCAGCGTGACCAGCCGCGGCATCAACTCGTCGAGCATGATGCCGTCGGGGCAGCCGGGCTCGTCGACGACGGTGAGATTCGGCTCCTGCTCGCGCAGCACCGACAGGGCCAGCGCGTGGAACGTCGACACGGTCACGTCGTCGGCGACCGGCCCGAGCAGCGAGGTCAGCCGGTGGCGCAGCTCGTCGGCGGCCCGGCGGGTGAACGTGATCGCCAGGCACTCCTCCGGGTACACGTTCATCTCGGCGCACAGGTATGCCAGCCGGTGCGTCAGCGTGCGGGTCTTGCCGGTGCCGGGACCGGCCACGATCAGCAGCGGCCCACCCGGCGCGGACGCGGCGACGCGCTGCATCGCGTCCAGCCGGTCCAGCAGGCCGGTGCCGACCTCCTCCATCCCCGCGAGCATCGGCTCGAACGGCTCGTGCGGCGACGCCTCCGGCGCCAGCGGCGGCGCGCTGACCGGCTTGCGCGGCGAGGCGCGCCGCACCACCGGCTTGGCCGGGGTGGGCGCCTTCGGCTTGCGCGGGGCGGGCACCGGCACGGCGGGCAGGTCGAACAGCGTGTCGGCGGTGCTGTGCGGGCGCAGCTCGTCCGGCTCGAACAGGCGGATCACGCCGTACTCGCCGTCGTAGCCGGGGACGCGGTGCACGGCGCCGGTCCGCAGCCGGCGCACCGACTCGCCCAGCAGCTCGCCGCCGACCGCCGCGATCTCGGCCACGGGCACCTCGGTCAGGATCGACAGCTCCGAGCCCAGGGCCGCGACCAGTGCGTTCACCCTGCCCTCGACGGTACGGGTCTTCGGCCCGACCCCCTCGATCTCCCCGACGATCTCGGGCAGCTGCACCAGGTGCGTCACGGGCTTGGCGTGCGCCGGGGCGAGCCCTTCGGCCCGGTCGGCCAGCGCCTCGACCCGGGCGAGCACGCCGATGGTCAGCGGCCGCTCGCACACCGGGCACAGGCCGCCGGTCTCGCGCGACTGCGCCGGGGTCCAGTTGACCCCGCAGTCGCGGTGCCCATCCCCGTGGTATTTGCCCTCTTCCGGGAAGAACTCGATGGTTCCGGCCATCCCCGGGCCCCCGGCCAGCGCGTTCTTGACCGCGTAGTAGTCCAGGGGGCAGTCGAACCGGGTCGCCTCGCGGGCCAGGGCCTGCGGCGAGTGGGCGTCGGAATTGGACACCAGCGTGTATGCGTCCAGGCTGGACACCCGGTGGTTCATCGCCGGGTCGCTGGACAGGCCGGTCTCCACCGCCGTGATGTGCCCGGCCAGATCGGCGTAGCAGTCGGCGATCGCGTCGAAGCCCGACTTCGAGCCCAGCGCCGAGAACCAGGGCGTCCAGATGTGCGCGGGCACCAGGTAGGCGTCCGGGCTGGCCTCCAGCGTGATCTCCAGCAGGTCGCGCGAGTCCAGGCCGAGGATCGGGCGGCCGTCGCTGGCCAGGTTGCCCACCCGGCCCAGGCGCTCGCGGAACCGCTGCGCCGCATCGAGATCGGGCAGGTAGATGAGGTGATGCACCTTTCGGGTGCGGTCGCCCCGCTTGTAGATGGTGGAGATCTCGACACTGAGCATGAACCGGGCGGGATCGCCCGAAGCCAGGCGCGGAGGCAGTTTCTGGGCCACGTCCCGCTCGGTCTCGGGGCTCAACCGGTACAGCCCCGGCTCGGCTTCGCGCAGATGGGTGCGCAGATGCTCGAACCAGGCCGGGTGGGTGACGTCGCCGGTGCCCAGCAGCGCGATGCCCTTGCGCCGGGCCCACCAGGCGAGCACGGGCAGCTCAAGGTCCTTGCTGCACGCGCGCGAGTACCGCGAGTGGATATGCAGATCAGCAGTCCAGACGGGGGGCACACGGAATCCTGACACGCTTGCTGCCCCCGTCCACACCCGCCACGCACATCCGTGACAGTTCTAACGGAAAACCCCGACAATTCAGGGGGCGCGCAGCTCCACCAGGGTGACGTCCGGCGGGGCGCCGACCCGGACCGGCGGGCCCCAGTAGCCGGCGCCGTTGGTGACGTACACCTTCGTGCCGTCGACGTCGCCGAGGCCGGAGATCACCGGCTGCTGCAGGGCCGCGATCAGGTTGAACGGCACCAGCTGGCCGCCGTGCGTGTGCCCGGACAGCTGGAGGTCGACGCCGTGCCTCGACGCCTCGTGGGCCTGCACGGGCTGGTGGGCCAGCAGGACGACCGGTCGGCTGGTGTCGCGGCCGTCCAGCGTACGGGCGAAATCCGGTCCCTTGCCCGGTCCGTCGCTCGCGCCGCTGACATCGTTGACCCCGGCCAGGTCCAGGCCGTGGATGGCCAGCCGCTCGTTGCGCAGCGCCCGCAGTCCGAGCCGTTCCACCTCGGCGACCCACTCCTCGGCGCCGGAGAAGTACTCGTGGTTGCCGGTGACGAAGTAGGCGCCGTTGCGCGAGCGCAGGTCACGCAGGGGCGCGGCCTCGTCGGCCAGCTCGGCGACGCTGCCGTCGACCAGGTCGCCGACGATCGCGACGATGTCGGCGTCCATGCCGTTGAGGGCGTTCACGATGCGGCGGGTGTGCTCGACGCCGGTCAGCGGGCCGAGGTGGATGTCGCTGGCCAGCGCGATCCGGTAGCCGTCCATGCTGCGCGGCAGCTTGGCCAGCGGGATCTGGATCCGCTTGACCACCGGCCCGGACAGGGCAGTCTTCGCCCCGTACGCCGTGATCCCGGTCGCGGTGAGCCCCGCGAAGATCGCCGCCCCCCGCGCGATGAACAACCGCCTGCTCTCGGCCTCCGCCGCCACCGCGCTCGCACCCACACCGCCGCCGCCGCCGTCGCCGTCGCGGTCGCTCGATCGTCCAACTTGCCCGGCAATCGGGGCAATGACCGGCTTGCTTTCGCCCGACTGCCCGGCAACTTCGCTGACCTTGGTCAGGCCGACGGACTCGGCGACGATCGTGGTCTCGGCGACGATCGTGGTCTCGGTGGCGGACGGGGTCGCGGTGGCGGACGGGGTCGCGGTGCGGCGGCGCAGGGACCGGTTGGCGAGGGCGCGCGGGAGTTCCAGGATCAGCAGGACCAGGAGCAGGTAGAACAGGACGGCGAGCCAGAGGTAGCCGGCCAGGGGGACGAACGTGCTCGCCTTGGCGCCGATCGCGCGGGGCAGGATGAACGCGCCCAGCAGCAGGGCGACCAGGGCGAACAGGATCGCCGTGCCGATCTTGCGGGCCCGGCCGGGCCGGGTCGTGTCGCGCACCATCCGCTTCCACAGGTACCAGTGGATCGGGCCGACGACGAGCAGCACGATGCTGAAGAAGACCAGCGCCTGGAGCACGGTGTTCCTTCGGGTTCGGGGGTCAGCCGCCGGCGAACGGCGGGAGGACGTCCACTGTCGCACCGGTGGGGATCGGCGCGCGACGGTCGTGCCACGCTAGCCCGTCAACCAGGAAGCTGGCTGAAAGCAGCACCCGGGCGAGAGCATCGCCACGGTTCGCGCCCAGCTCCTTGACCAGCTGGCCGAGGTCGAGCCCGGCCGGGTACGACTCCTCCAACACCCCGGCCGCGGCCCGGGCTCCGGCGAAGTAGCGCACTGTGATCACGTCATCCTCCGATGGCGGACATGGGGCGGGCGGGCTGAAGGAAGTCGGGGTTGTCGATACCGTGACCGGGCAGTTTGCCCCACATCGCGTCGCGCCAGCGCTGCGCGACCTCCTCGTCCCCGGCTCCGCCGCGCAGCAGCCCGCGCAGGTCGGTCTCGCCGCGGGCGAACAGGCAGTTGCGCACCTGGCCGTCGGCGGTTAGCCGGGTGCGGTCGCAGTCGCCGCAGAACGGCCTGGTCACCGAGGCGATCACACCGACCTTCGCCGGGCCGCCGTCGACCAGCCAGGTCTCGGCCGGTGCCCCCGCACGCTCGGCCGGATCGGGCGACAGGTCGAACTCCGTGTGCAGCGAGGCGAGGATCTCCTCGGCGGTCACCATGTCCGTACGGCTCCAGCCGTGCTGCGCGTCCAGCGGCATCTGCTCGATGAAGCGCAGCTCGTACCCCTGCTTGAGCGCGAAGCGCAGCAGCGCCGGGGCCTCGTCGTCGTTGACGCCGCGCAGCAGCACGGTGTTCAGCTTGACCGGGGTCAGCCCGGCCTCGGCCGCCGCGGCCAGGCCCGCGATGACGTCGTCGAAGCGGCGGCGGTGCGCGATCGCGGCGAAGCGGTCGGGGTCGAGGGTGTCCAGCGAGACGTTGACCCGGTCTAGCCCGGCGTCGCGCAGCGGCGCGGCCAGCCGGGCCAGGCCGATGGCGTTCGTGGTGACCGACAGGTGCGGCCGGGGGCGCAGCGCGGCCGCCGCGGCCACGATGCCGACCAGGCCGGGGCGCAGCAGCGGCTCGCCGCCGGTGAAGCGGACCTCGGTGACACCGAGCCGGGTCACCGCGATCTCGATCAGCCGCCCGACCTCGGCATCGGTGAGCACCTCGGCGTTGGGCAGCCAGGGCAGCCCTTCCGGGGGCATACAGTACGAACAGCGCAGATTGCAGCGATCGGTCAGCGAGACCCGCAGATCGACAGCACGGCGCCCGAATCGGTCGACGAGGCCGGATCGGTTGGAGGTCACTTCACGACGGTAGCGCGCGTAACCGGAATGCGTGCGCACCGGTCTACCTGGCAAGATGCGCGGTCGTGCTGCTGACCCTCTCCACGACGCACCGCCCGGCCACGGACCTGGGCTACCTGCTGGTCAAACACCCCGAGCGGGTGCACACCTTCGATCTGAGCACCGGCACCGCGACCGTGCTCTACCCGCAGGCCGACGAGCAGCGCTGCACCATGGCGCTGCTGCTGGAGGTCGACCCGCGCCGGCTTGTGGACGGCAAGGCCGAGGGACAGCTCAACCAGTACGTCAACGACCGCCCGTACGCCGCATCCAGCCTGCTGGCAGCCGCGCTCAACCGGGTCTTCCGCACCGCCGCCCGCGGCGTGTCCAAGGACCGGCCGGAGCTGGCCGCCACCGCGATTCCGCTGGAGGTGCGGGTGCCGGTGTTGCGGGCCAAGGGCGGTCTCGCGCTGGCAGAACGCCTGTTCACCCCGCTGGGCTGGACTCTGGCCGGTTCGGCGCTGCCGCTGGACGAGGCCCGTCCCGAGTGGGGCGACAGCCGCTACCTCGACCTGACCCTGTCGGGGCAGGTACGCCTCGCCGACGCACTCAACCACCTGTACGTGCTGCTGCCCGTGCTCGACGACGCCAAGCACTACTGGGTCGCGCCCGATGAGATCGAGAAGCTGCTGCGCGCGGGCGAGGGCTGGCTGTCCGCGCACCCCGAGCGGCCGCTGATCATCCGGCGCTACCTGGCGCACAGCCGTGCCCTGGCCGAGCGCGCCGACGAGCAGCTGGCGCCGCTGGCGGAGGCGGCCGCCGACGACTCGGTCGCCGAGCACGCGGCCGAGAAGCCCAAGCCCCTGAACCTGGTGCGCCGTGCCGCGGTGCTCGCCGCGCTGGCCGAGACCGGCGCCGCCCGCGTGCTCGACCTGGGGTGCGGCGGCGGGGCACTGCTCGGCGACCTGATGAAGGACCAGCGCTACACCGAGATCGTCGGCGCGGACGTGTCGCCCCGGGCGCTGGAGCTGGCCGAGCGGCGGCTGCGCCTGCACCGGCTGCCCGACCGGCAGCGGGCCCGGATCAGCCTGGTCCAGTCGGCGCTCACCTACGTCGACGAGCGGCTGCGCGGGTACGACGCGGCCGTGCTGATGGAGGTCATCGAGCACCTGGACCTGCCCCGGCTGCCCGCCCTGTGCGCGGCGGTCTTCGGCGACGCCCGGCCCGGAGCGGTCATCGTGACCACCCCGAACGTCGAGTACAACGTCCGCTACGAGCACCTGCCCGAGGGCGAGCACCGCCACGACGACCACCGCTTCGAGTGGACCCGGGCAGAGTTCGCGCGCTGGTGCGACGAGGTCGCCGCCGAGTACGGCTACACCGTGGCCCTGCGCGGCGTCGGCGACCCCGATCCGGAGGTCGGCACCCCGACCCAGCTCGCCCTGTTCACCAAGGCCACGACCGCGACGGAGGCGGCGGCATGACGATCCTCGACCTTCCCGACCTGGCCCTGGTGGCGCTGGTCGGCATCTCCGGCTCGGGCAAGTCCACCTTCGCCCGGCGGCACTTCGTGCCCTCGCAGGTGCTGTCCAGCGACACGTTCCGGGCCATGGTCCGCGACGACGAGAACGACCAGTCCGCGACCGGCGACGCCTTCGACGTGCTGCACTACGTGGCGGCCAAGCGGCTGCGCGCCGGGCGGCTGACCGTCGTCGACGCCACCAACGTGCAGCCGCACGCCCGCGCCGCGGTGGTCGCCACCGCCCGCGCGCACGACGTGCTGCCCGTCGCCATCGTGCTGGACACCCCGGAGCCGCTGTGCTGGGAGCGGACCCAGGCCCGGCCCGACCGGGCGTTCGGGCGCGAGGTGCTGCGCCGCCAGCACCGCGACCTCCAGCGCTCGCTCAAGCACCTGGCCCGTGAGGGCTTCCGCAAGGTGTACGTCGTGCGCGACCCCGACACCGTCGAACTGCGCTACGAGCGGCTGTTCAACGACCGCACCGACCTGACCGGCCCGTTCGACATCGTCGGCGACGTGCACGGCTGCCGCGTCGAGCTGGAGTCGCTGCTGCTCGCGCTGGGCTGGGACCTGGTCCGTGACGGCGACGGCAGGGCCGTGGACGCGAGCCACCCGCTGGGGCGTACGGCGGTGTTCGTCGGCGACCTGGTCGACCGCGGCCCGGACACCCCCGGCGTGCTGCGCCTGGCCATGAACATGATCGCGGGTGGCCGTGCCCTGTGCGTGGCGGGCAACCACGAGAACAAGCTGCTGCGCCACCTGCGCGGCCGCCAGGTGCAGCTGACGCACGGGCTGCCCGAATCGATCGCGCAGCTCGCCGCCGACCCCGTCGACGGGCTCGACCGGTTCCTCGACGGGCTGGTCAGCCACTACGTGCTCGACGGCGGGAAGCTGGTCGTGGCGCACGCCGGGCTCAAGGAGGAGTACCACGGGCGCACCTCCGGCCGGGTCCGCGCCTTCGCCATGTACGGCGACACCACCGGCGAGACCGACGAGTACGGCCTGCCCGTGCGCTACCCGTGGGCGCAGGAGTACCGCGGCCGCGCCATGGTCGTCTACGGCCACACCCCGACCGTCACCCCGGAATGGGTCAACAACACCATCTGCCTGGACACCGGCGCCGTGTTCGGCGCCCGCCTCACCGCGCTGCGCTACCCGGAGCGCGAGCTGGTGTCGGTCGAGGCCGCAGCCGAGCACTACGCGCCCGCCCGGCCGCTGCGCGCCCCCGTTCCCGACCGGGCGCCGGGACAGCTGCGGCTGTCCGAGGTCACCGGTCGGCGGCACGTGCAGACGCCGTATGGCACCGTCACCGTGCCCGCCGAGCACTCTGCCGCCGCACTGGAGGTGATGAGCCGGTTCGCCGTCGACCCGCGCTGGCTGCGGTGGCTGCCGCCGACGATGGCGCCTGCCTCGACCTCGGCGCAGGACGGCTACCTGGAGCACCCGGTCGAGGCACTGGCCGACCTGCGCGCCGCCGGCGTCGACCGGGTGGTGTGCGAAGAGAAGCACATGGGCTCCCGGGCGGTGGTGCTGGTCTGCCGCGACGCGGCCGCGGCGGCCAAGCGGTTCGTCGACGACGGCAGCACCGGGGTGGTCTACACGCGTACCGGGCGGCTGTTCTTCGAGCCTGAGCGCACCGAGCAGCTGCTGGAGCGGGTCCGCGCCGCCGTGACCTCGGCCGGGCTGTGGGAGGAGCTGGAGACCGACTGGCTGCTGCTCGACTGCGAGCTGCTGCCCTGGTCGGCCAAGGCGCGCACCCTGATCGACCAGTACGCCGCCGTGGGCACCGCGGGCCGGACCGTGCTGCCCGCCGCCCTGGCCGTGCTCGACGCCGCCGCGGGGCGGGGGCTGGACGTGACCGCGCTGCGCGACCGCCTCGGCGCCGGGCTGCGCGACGTCCAGGCGTTCACCGACGCCTACCGCCGCTACGCCCCAGCCGACGCCGAGGTGACCCTCGCGCCGTTCGCGGTGCTGGCTGCGCAGGGCCGCACGTTCGCCGACCGGGACCACGGCTGGCACCTGGAGCTCGCCGACCGCCTCGTCGCGGCCGACCCGGCCGGGTTCACGCCGACGCGGCGGCTGGTGCTCGATCTGTCCGAACCGGACGCCGCCGAGCGGGCCACCGCCTGGTGGCTGGAGCTGACCGGGGCGGGCGGCGAGGGCATGGTGGTGAAGCCGTACGCCGGGCTCGGCGTGCGCGACGCCAAGGGTCGGCTGGTGCAGCCGGGCGTGAAGTGCCGGGGCCGGGAGTACCTGCGGATCATCTATGGGCCGTCGTACACCGAGCCGGAGCAGCTCGCCGGGCTGCGGGACCGGCGGCTGGGCCGCAAGCGGTCGCTGGCGCTGCGCGAGCACGGCCTCGGCCTGGC is a window from the Catellatospora sp. TT07R-123 genome containing:
- a CDS encoding DoxX family membrane protein; translation: MRPVRGVARALLGGIFAVAGAHALLRPERYAEQAAPLAEQVAPLLERVDPRLPSEAKSLVRVNGAAQLIGGVMLATGTAPRPAAALLAGTLIPATVVNHPFWLAKDSQQRREELVQFAKNLGLLGGLLLAAADTAGSPSLGWRANRAVHDAQKSIRKAQRKAVGQLHSN
- a CDS encoding prepilin peptidase — translated: MPLDSTVTLISAAVGAVCGALTPRIAYRLAVEWDEPKRTGCGACAGPFPPGRAGWLTTAARCPSCRAATGPSPWWTVPVGAVAAAGLGASLHGWLLAASLVLSVAGVLLAAIDLRVHRLPDPIVGATALGVLALVTAGAVSGRDWSAHRGALLGGLVLLLGYGLVSVLTSGAWGLGDAKLSGVLGLVLGWFGWGMVVTGVVLGVVVNGLTAIVYLIFRRIGRRDSLAIGPGLLVGAWAAIVLPVVFPVIFG
- a CDS encoding response regulator transcription factor, which encodes MSIKLVTVDPVTMVQLGYAAACADDPEIELVGQAADPARLLALVGQHEPNVVTLDAAVPGALPLAAELRDSRPRLGVVLTGPAEDNLLLRSLQAGLSAYLPRTGPVELLMAAVRHAAVAPASFTAPDLAAVLARRRNSTQQLSPREEEILRELHAGGSLAAIALRMRLAESTVRTYVSRLYDKLGVHSREQALAATRR
- a CDS encoding UvrD-helicase domain-containing protein produces the protein MPPVWTADLHIHSRYSRACSKDLELPVLAWWARRKGIALLGTGDVTHPAWFEHLRTHLREAEPGLYRLSPETERDVAQKLPPRLASGDPARFMLSVEISTIYKRGDRTRKVHHLIYLPDLDAAQRFRERLGRVGNLASDGRPILGLDSRDLLEITLEASPDAYLVPAHIWTPWFSALGSKSGFDAIADCYADLAGHITAVETGLSSDPAMNHRVSSLDAYTLVSNSDAHSPQALAREATRFDCPLDYYAVKNALAGGPGMAGTIEFFPEEGKYHGDGHRDCGVNWTPAQSRETGGLCPVCERPLTIGVLARVEALADRAEGLAPAHAKPVTHLVQLPEIVGEIEGVGPKTRTVEGRVNALVAALGSELSILTEVPVAEIAAVGGELLGESVRRLRTGAVHRVPGYDGEYGVIRLFEPDELRPHSTADTLFDLPAVPVPAPRKPKAPTPAKPVVRRASPRKPVSAPPLAPEASPHEPFEPMLAGMEEVGTGLLDRLDAMQRVAASAPGGPLLIVAGPGTGKTRTLTHRLAYLCAEMNVYPEECLAITFTRRAADELRHRLTSLLGPVADDVTVSTFHALALSVLREQEPNLTVVDEPGCPDGIMLDELMPRLVTLLRAQPSLVDKLRARWPWVFVDEYQDVDPDQYALLRLLVPGDGNLCAIGDPDQAIYSFRGADVSFFLQFSRDFTDARVVRLTRNYRSAAPILAAAVQAIAPSSLVPGRRLDPARVDPDAPLIGRFAAGSPSDEAAFIARKVDELVGGVSHRTRADTRGVTGTTVSFNDIAVLYRTDAQAAAIVDALSRAGVPVQKRSHDRLRDRAGVNALVTEMRLATGLNGSVAARLTLTAKVLIERPALGRATPEPDEVWSAVDLLMPLAQRCGADLQKFLADVTTGAEVDALDPRAEAVTLLTLHAAKGLEFPVVFLAGCEDGLLPLRMPGNSPTEAEIAEERRLFFVGLTRAQRRLYVSHAARRARFGSERDCRPTPFLQPIDAGLLEQLNEQSPQRPREQQLRLL
- a CDS encoding metallophosphoesterase, with the translated sequence MLQALVFFSIVLLVVGPIHWYLWKRMVRDTTRPGRARKIGTAILFALVALLLGAFILPRAIGAKASTFVPLAGYLWLAVLFYLLLVLLILELPRALANRSLRRRTATPSATATPSATETTIVAETTIVAESVGLTKVSEVAGQSGESKPVIAPIAGQVGRSSDRDGDGGGGGVGASAVAAEAESRRLFIARGAAIFAGLTATGITAYGAKTALSGPVVKRIQIPLAKLPRSMDGYRIALASDIHLGPLTGVEHTRRIVNALNGMDADIVAIVGDLVDGSVAELADEAAPLRDLRSRNGAYFVTGNHEYFSGAEEWVAEVERLGLRALRNERLAIHGLDLAGVNDVSGASDGPGKGPDFARTLDGRDTSRPVVLLAHQPVQAHEASRHGVDLQLSGHTHGGQLVPFNLIAALQQPVISGLGDVDGTKVYVTNGAGYWGPPVRVGAPPDVTLVELRAP
- a CDS encoding MoaD/ThiS family protein produces the protein MITVRYFAGARAAAGVLEESYPAGLDLGQLVKELGANRGDALARVLLSASFLVDGLAWHDRRAPIPTGATVDVLPPFAGG
- the moaA gene encoding GTP 3',8-cyclase MoaA — encoded protein: MTSNRSGLVDRFGRRAVDLRVSLTDRCNLRCSYCMPPEGLPWLPNAEVLTDAEVGRLIEIAVTRLGVTEVRFTGGEPLLRPGLVGIVAAAAALRPRPHLSVTTNAIGLARLAAPLRDAGLDRVNVSLDTLDPDRFAAIAHRRRFDDVIAGLAAAAEAGLTPVKLNTVLLRGVNDDEAPALLRFALKQGYELRFIEQMPLDAQHGWSRTDMVTAEEILASLHTEFDLSPDPAERAGAPAETWLVDGGPAKVGVIASVTRPFCGDCDRTRLTADGQVRNCLFARGETDLRGLLRGGAGDEEVAQRWRDAMWGKLPGHGIDNPDFLQPARPMSAIGG